From Pongo pygmaeus isolate AG05252 chromosome 2, NHGRI_mPonPyg2-v2.0_pri, whole genome shotgun sequence, a single genomic window includes:
- the GPR27 gene encoding probable G-protein coupled receptor 27 — MANASEPGGSGGGEAAALGLKLATLSLLLCVSLAGNVLFALLIVRERSLHRAPYYLLLDLCLADGLRALACLPAVMLAARRAAAATGAPPGALGCKLLAFLAALFCFHAAFLLLGVGVTRYLAIAHHRFYAERLAGWPCAAMLVCAAWALALAAAFPPVLDGGGDDEDAPCALEQRPDGAPGALGFLLLLAVVVGATHLVYLRLLFFIHDRRKMRPARLVPAVSHDWTFHGPGATGQAAANWTAGFGRGPTPPALVGIRPAGPGRGARRLLVLEEFKTEKRLCKMFYAVTLLFLLLWGPYVVASYLRVLVRPGAVPQAYLTASVWLTFAQAGINPVVCFLFNRELRDCFRAQFPCCQSPRTTQATHPCDLKGIGL, encoded by the coding sequence ATGGCGAACGCGAGCGAGCCGggtggcagcggcggcggcgAGGCGGCCGCCCTGGGCCTTAAGCTGGCCACGCTCAGCCTGCTGCTGTGCGTGAGCCTAGCGGGCAACGTGCTGTTCGCGCTGCTGATCGTGCGGGAGCGCAGCCTGCACCGCGCCCCGTACTACCTGCTGCTCGACCTGTGCCTGGCCGACGGGCTGCGCGCGCTCGCCTGCCTCCCGGCCGTCATGCTGGCGGCGCGGCGTGCGGCGGCCGCGACGGGGGCGCCGCCGGGCGCGCTGGGCTGCAAGCTGCTCGCCTTCCTGGCCGCGCTCTTCTGCTTCCACGCCGCCTTCCTGCTGCTGGGCGTGGGCGTCACCCGCTACCTGGCCATCGCTCACCACCGCTTCTATGCAGAGCGCCTGGCCGGCTGGCCGTGCGCCGCCATGCTGGTGTGCGCCGCCTGGGCGCTGGCGCTGGCCGCGGCCTTCCCGCCCGTGCTGGACGGCGGCGGCGACGACGAGGACGCGCCGTGCGCCCTGGAGCAGCGGCCCGACGGCGCCCCCGGCGCGCTGggcttcctgctgctgctggccgtggtggtgggcgccacgCACCTCGTCTACCTCCGCCTGCTCTTCTTCATCCACGACCGCCGCAAGATGCGGCCTGCGCGCCTGGTGCCCGCCGTCAGCCACGACTGGACCTTCCACGGCCCGGGCGCCACCGGCCAGGCGGCCGCCAACTGGACGGCGGGCTTCGGCCGCGGGCCCACGCCGCCCGCGCTTGTGGGCATCCGGCCCGCGGGGCCGGGCCGCGGCGCGCGCCGCCTCCTCGTGCTGGAAGAATTCAAGACGGAGAAGAGGCTGTGCAAGATGTTCTACGCCGTCACGCTGCTCTTCCTGCTCCTCTGGGGGCCCTACGTCGTGGCCAGCTACCTGCGGGTCCTGGTGCGGCCCGGCGCCGTCCCCCAGGCTTACCTGACGGCCTCCGTGTGGCTGACCTTCGCGCAGGCCGGCATCAACCCCGTCGTGTGCTTCCTCTTCAACAGGGAGCTGAGGGACTGCTTCAGGGCCCAGTTCCCTTGCTGCCAGAGCCCCCGGACCACCCAGGCGACCCATCCCTGCGACCTGAAAGGCATTGGTTTATGA